The nucleotide sequence TGGTCGGCGGTGTCGAAGAATGTGATCCCGATGTCGATCGCGTGGCCGATCGTGGCGATGCTGGTGTCCCAGTCGGTCGCCCCGTAGTACTCACTCATCCCCATGCAGCCCAGGCCCTGGGCCGAGACTTCCAGGCCGCCGAGCGCGACACGCGTGATCATGACGTCGACGGTAGTCACGTCCCGTCGCCTCAGGATGGGCGCAGTACACCCACCCACCGTCGGCACGGTGCTACGAATGACGTCGTGAGCGACGGGCACGACGACTTCGCCGACGCGGTGCTCGAGGTCGTCGACGACATCCCGCCGGGCCGGGTCATGACCTACGGCGACATCGCCGAGTTCCTGCAGCGCGGCGGACCGCGCGGTGTCGGGGGAGTCATGGCTCGCGACGGCGCGGCGGTGACGTGGTGGCGCGTGGTCCGCGCCAACGGGACGCTGCCGCCGCACCTGATGATCGAAGCGCAGACGCAATGGCTCTACGAGGGCACGCCGCTGCGACGGGGGATCGTCGACGTTGCCGCCGCGCGGTGGTGGCCGGACTAACCCGTGCCGTCGGACCCCGAAGCACCCGACGCGCCCGCGCCCCCCGACGTCCCGCTGCCGCCGGTGGCGCCGTGGCCGCCGCTCCCGGTGCCGCCCTGTCCCGGGGTACCGGTCGCGCCACCCTGGCCGCCCGCTCCGCCCGCGCCCTTGACGCCCGGAAGGCCCCCGTTGTTGTTGGCGCCGATCGAGCCTCCGTTGCCGCCCTGACCGCCCGTGCCGCCGGTGCCGCCGGAGCCCGACGCACCGCCGTCGCCTCCGCGTCCGCTCGACCCGAAGAGTCCGCTGCCGCCGCCGGCGCCACCCGTGCCACCGCTTCCGCCGACCCCACCAGTGCCGCCCGTACCGCCGCGACCGCCCGCACCCGCGTTGCCGGCCTGCAAAGATTCACCGGTGCCGTTGCCGGTGTCGGCGTTATCAGGACCGATGGCTCCGCCGGAACCACCGCTGCCGCCGACCGCGCCGCTGCCACCGTCACCACCGCCGCCGCCGGCTCCACCGTTGCCGCCGCTGCCGGTCAACAGCCCGCCGCGGCCGCCCGCGCCACCCTGGCCACCCGCGGTCCCGGCGCCGCCAGTCGTTCCGGCACCGCCGGCGCCGCCCGCACCGGCATTGCCGCCCTTGCCGGTCGCGCCGAACCCGTAGCCGTTGTAGTCCGCGATGGCGCCCCCGGTGCCGCCGGCTCCGCCACCGGAGCCGCCCGGTCCACCGTCACCGGCATTGCCCCCGTTGCCGCGGCCGCCGTAGAAGAGCGCTGCGCCGTTGTCACGGCCGATGCCTCCGCCGTCGCCACCTCGGCCGCCGCCGTCTCCCCCCGCGCCTCCGGCACCGGCATTGCCGCCGACGCTCGTGCCGCCGACGACGTTCTTGCCGTTGTTGGCGCCGATGGAACCGCCGTTGCCGCCGTTCTGACCGGTGGAACCCGCGAGGCCCGCTCCTGCGTCGACGGCGCTGCGGCCGTTGTAACCGTTGCCGTCGCCGACGCTGACGCCATCGGAAGCGCGCATGGTCGGGGTATCGGGGTTGACCGCGTTGACACCGGTTCGGCCGTTCCCGCCTCGGCCCCCATTGCCGCCGCTGCCGGCGATCAGGCCGGCGTCACCGCCGTTGCCCCCTTTGGTGGCCGCGGTGGTCGCGGTGGCGTCTACGCCGTTACCCCCGGTGCCGCCGCTGCCGAAGAACCATCCACCGCTGCCGCCGTTGCCGCCGTCCCGTCCGGCGACGGTGCTGGTCCACCCGTTGCCGCCGTTGCCGAAGAGCAGACCACCGCCCTGGCCGTCGGGGGCGTCCTCGGTGCCGTCGGCACCGTTGCAGATCAAGCCGCAGACCGCCGGACGTGGCAGCGGCGCGAGAACGGCGACCCGCTCGACGGCCGCCGCCTGCCCCAGGCGCGGTTCGTGGGCGTCGCCGATCCACCACGGGTCGGTCTGATCCGCCGATGCGGTGTCGACGGGAGGGCCGTCGGCCCACGCGATGGCCACGGGACCGGCGACGACCATCCCGCACGCCAGCAGCGCGCCGGCCAGCGCGGTGGTGTTCCAGTTCGACGAGTGGGCGGCATGACGAGCCATGGGTGAACTCCAAGGTGGTGGTGATCCGTGTGCCGAAGGCGGCAATGGCAGCGACGTGCCGGGCCGAGTATGTCGCGCCGTCACGGCCAATACGGCCATTTGCACTACTGCAAATTGGCGACGGGACTACTGCAATGCCCTCCGACGGGACCGACGACGTCCGGACTTGCCCCTGCATAGGCTCGGCCGGTGAGCCGCTCGGACCGTCTCTACGCCATCGTCGAGGAACTGCGCGCGGTGTCACCGCGACCGCGCACTGCTGCCTGGCTCGCGCGGCGATTCGAGATCAGCACCCGCACCATCGAGCGCGACCTGACGGCACTGCGTGACTCTGGCGTGGCGATCCGAGGGGGAGTGGGACGCGCCGGCGGGTACTTCCTCGACCGCGAGCGCACGCTGCCTCCGGTGACGCTCACCGCGCCCGAGGCGCTGGCGATTAGCGTCTCCTTGCGCTCGATCGGCGACTCGCCCTTCGCGTCCTCGGCGCGTGTCGCCGCGCAGAAGGTGCTGGCGGTCCTTCCGGCCGACGTGCGGCGTCGCGAGGAGGCGCTGGCTGCGCGGGTGCACACGCTCGGCGAGGACGAATCGCCGCGAACCGCGGCCAGGATCAGCGAGACCGTGACGGAGGCCGTCGCGACCGAGCGGGTGGTTCATCTCGACTACGTCGGCCGGGACGGGGCGCGAACGTCCCGCGACGTCGAGCCGCTCGGTCTGTTGTGGTCACCGGTCGGGTGGTATCTCGCCGGCTGGTGTCGGCTGCGTTCCGGCGTTCGCGGCTTCCACCTCGCCCGCATCGCCGCTGCGACGTTGAGCGACGAGCACGCCCCGGCACGTGAACTCGAGTTCAGCGCGGAACTCGACCGCATCGACGCCAGTCCACTCGAGCGCTGACGAATGAATGTGACGCCGAACACCGACACGACGCTGTCGCCTCGGCTTGGAACAGTGATTGTCATGGACATCGACGGAATCACCGAACTGACCACGACGTGGTGCCGCATGTGGA is from Mycolicibacterium grossiae and encodes:
- a CDS encoding MGMT family protein — encoded protein: MSDGHDDFADAVLEVVDDIPPGRVMTYGDIAEFLQRGGPRGVGGVMARDGAAVTWWRVVRANGTLPPHLMIEAQTQWLYEGTPLRRGIVDVAAARWWPD
- a CDS encoding PGRS repeat-containing protein, with the protein product MARHAAHSSNWNTTALAGALLACGMVVAGPVAIAWADGPPVDTASADQTDPWWIGDAHEPRLGQAAAVERVAVLAPLPRPAVCGLICNGADGTEDAPDGQGGGLLFGNGGNGWTSTVAGRDGGNGGSGGWFFGSGGTGGNGVDATATTAATKGGNGGDAGLIAGSGGNGGRGGNGRTGVNAVNPDTPTMRASDGVSVGDGNGYNGRSAVDAGAGLAGSTGQNGGNGGSIGANNGKNVVGGTSVGGNAGAGGAGGDGGGRGGDGGGIGRDNGAALFYGGRGNGGNAGDGGPGGSGGGAGGTGGAIADYNGYGFGATGKGGNAGAGGAGGAGTTGGAGTAGGQGGAGGRGGLLTGSGGNGGAGGGGGDGGSGAVGGSGGSGGAIGPDNADTGNGTGESLQAGNAGAGGRGGTGGTGGVGGSGGTGGAGGGSGLFGSSGRGGDGGASGSGGTGGTGGQGGNGGSIGANNNGGLPGVKGAGGAGGQGGATGTPGQGGTGSGGHGATGGSGTSGGAGASGASGSDGTG
- a CDS encoding helix-turn-helix transcriptional regulator — its product is MSRSDRLYAIVEELRAVSPRPRTAAWLARRFEISTRTIERDLTALRDSGVAIRGGVGRAGGYFLDRERTLPPVTLTAPEALAISVSLRSIGDSPFASSARVAAQKVLAVLPADVRRREEALAARVHTLGEDESPRTAARISETVTEAVATERVVHLDYVGRDGARTSRDVEPLGLLWSPVGWYLAGWCRLRSGVRGFHLARIAAATLSDEHAPARELEFSAELDRIDASPLER